From the Prunus dulcis chromosome 4, ALMONDv2, whole genome shotgun sequence genome, one window contains:
- the LOC117626500 gene encoding probable BOI-related E3 ubiquitin-protein ligase 3 — protein MAVEARHLNLFPSQLIPNREMMNPIQGNTSLYSAQIGYGVPLSTGGVATEALLPTYNSVITDSIMPPKTSTTAAMKSDSGLTYNVPISLPRKRSRDSINNNISPPFSYPTAPANYKNSCGPFSFLGEDISLRIQQEQFDIDRLISQHMEKVRLEVEEKRKRQARKIMEAIEVGMAKRLRAKEEEIEKIGKLNWALEEKVKSLCLENQIWRDLAQTNEATANALRTNLEQVLAHHQVKEEHQNDAAALMDDAQSCCGSCGGDEGQNDGVVGLDGWRTVKGTTSTTEGHRGEEGASGRCGSSTSRWCRNCGKEEACVLLLPCRHLCLCTVCGSSLHTCPICKSTKNASVHVNMA, from the exons ATGGCTGTTGAAGCTCGGCATCTCAATCTCTTCCCTTCCCAGCTCATACCCAACAG GGAAATGATGAACCCAATACAAGGAAACACAAGTCTGTACAGTGCCCAGATTGGGTACGGGGTGCCATTATCAACTGGAGGGGTGGCTACAGAGGCTCTGCTGCCGACCTACAACTCTGTGATCACGGATTCGATAATGCCTCCGAAGACCTCAACAACCGCAGCCATGAAATCCGATAGCGGCCTCACCTACAACGTCCCGATTAGTCTACCAAGAAAGCGGTCCAGAGACTCCATTAACAACAACATCAGTCCTCCCTTCTCATACCCAACTGCTCCGGCTAATTACAAGAACTCATGCGggcctttctcttttctcgGCGAGGACATTTCTCTGCGCATACAGCAAGAGCAATTCGACATCGACCGTCTCATTTCTCAACAT ATGGAAAAGGTGAGATTGGAGGTCgaggagaagagaaagaggcaAGCAAGGAAAATAATGGAGGCCATAGAGGTTGGGATGGCGAAGAGGCTCAGAGCCAAAGAGGAAGAGATTGAGAAAATCGGGAAACTGAATTGGGCTCTGGAAGAGAAGGTCAAGTCTCTGTGCCTAGAGAATCAAATATGGCGCGACCTGGCTCAGACCAACGAGGCCACCGCCAATGCTCTCCGCACCAACCTAGAACAGGTCCTGGCTCATCATCAGGTCAAGGAAGAACACCAAAATGACGCCGCCGCTCTCATGGACGACGCTCAGTCGTGCTGCGGAAGCTGCGGCGGAGACGAGGGTCAAAACGACGGCGTCGTGGGTTTAGACGGGTGGCGCACGGTGAAGGGTACTACTAGTACTACTGAGGGTCACCGCGGGGAGGAAGGTGCAAGCGGGCGATGCGGGTCGAGTACAAGTAGGTGGTGCAGGAATTGCGGGAAGGAAGAGGCCTGCGTTTTGCTTTTGCCGTGTAGGCACCTTTGCTTGTGTACGGTATGCGGATCATCGCTCCACACTTGCCCCATCTGTAAATCCACCAAGAACGCTAGTGTGCATGTGAACATGGCTTAG
- the LOC117626711 gene encoding G-type lectin S-receptor-like serine/threonine-protein kinase At4g27290 — MAGKLKIHGRLLYNMWLHLLYSSLLLITTAIIVSTAEDTSTFQSIADGETVVSTGATFELGFFSAGASKSRYVAIWYKKIPVATIVWIANRDTPLTGSSGILKVSSPGILVLVDQKNTTVWSSNTSSSAQNPVGNLVVIDGNDHNDTQKYLWQSFDYPGDTLLPGMKLGRNKITGFNWHLTPWKSPQDPSPGNYTYQLGPDGYHELIVREGSVIKYRTGPWNGIQFSGMHNLNSDHTNKYGFVLDDDEEVYYGYKLLNSSILSRLALTQDGLLQSYTWSDETQGWVLYLTAQVDICDSYGLCGPNGACSVENSPVCGCLEGFTPNFRQDRDLVDWSYGCVRKTPPSCSGDIFKKYSGMKLPNTEQSWYNSSMNLKECEMMCMNSFCSCTAFANLDVRDGGRGCLLWFSDLIDIRYSTGSGQDVYIRMAASELDQGSNTDTNAKTSKSNVKKVRIIVTSTVLSTVLLILGLTLLLYVWKKQHQKDGKPRPSQKEDMELPLFDLAAVVRATNSFSNDSKLGEGGFGSVFKGTLKDGQEIAVKRLSKHSTQGLNELKNEVTHIAKLQHRNLVKLLGCCIQEDEMMLIYEFMPNKSLDFFIFDQRKSMMLDWPKRFDIINGIARGLLYLHQDSRLRVIHRDLKASNVLLDSGFNPKISDFGLARSFAENETNAKTKKVVGTYGYMSPEYAIDGFYSTKSDVYSFGVLVLEIVSGKRNRGFTHPGHSLNLLGHAWMLCTEGRSIEVLDTSVGDSSDPHEVLRSIHVGLLCVQRNPADRPSMPAAVVMLSGEGSLPQPQKPGFYSERDLNELEVDPSSKAFSANEVTFTLMEAR; from the exons ATGGctggaaaattgaaaatccaTGGAAGGCTTTTATATAATATGTGGTTGCATCTTTTGTACTCCTCTTTGCTGCTCATCACAACAGCAATAATAGTTTCCACAGCAGAAGACACAAGCACATTTCAGTCCATTGCAGATGGTGAGACCGTAGTTTCGACAGGGGCAACCTTTGAGCTTGGATTCTTCAGCGCCGGTGCTTCAAAAAGCCGGTATGTGGCGATATGGTACAAGAAGATACCGGTTGCCACCATTGTCTGGATTGCCAACAGAGACACACCCCTCACAGGTTCATCAGGTATACTCAAGGTAAGCAGCCCTGGAATTCTTGTCCTTGTTGACCAAAAGAACACTACAGTTTGGTCTTCCAACACATCAAGTTCTGCACAGAATCCGGTGGGAAATCTTGTTGTGATAGATGGCAATGATCATAATGACACTCAGAAATACTTATGGCAGAGTTTTGATTACCCAGGTGATACATTACTACCGGGTATGAAGCTTGGTAGGAACAAAATCACAGGTTTCAATTGGCATCTTACACCATGGAAAAGCCCCCAGGATCCTTCTCCAGGAAATTATACATACCAGCTTGGACCTGATGGATACCATGAATTAATTGTGAGGGAGGGTTCTGTTATAAAGTATCGGACTGGACCATGGAATGGAATCCAATTTAGTGGGATGCATAATTTAAATTCAGACCATACAAACAAATATGGTTTTGTGttggatgatgatgaagaagtatATTATGGTTATAAGCTTCTCAACAGTTCAATTCTTTCAAGGCTGGCTTTAACTCAAGATGGGCTTCTGCAAAGCTACACTTGGAGTGATGAAACCCAAGGTTGGGTCCTTTATCTAACAGCACAGGTTGATATCTGTGACAGCTATGGACTATGTGGTCCAAATGGTGCATGCAGTGTTGAAAACTCCCCAGTATGTGGCTGCTTGGAAGGATTTACACCGAACTTTCGACAAGACCGGGACTTGGTGGATTGGTCATATGGCTGTGTGAGAAAGACTCCACCGAGTTGCAGTGGAGACATCTTTAAGAAGTACTCTGGGATGAAATTGCCAAATACAGAACAATCCTGGTATAACTCAAGTATGAACCTCAAGGAATGTGAGATGATGTGCATGAACAGCTTCTGCTCCTGCACTGCTTTTGCGAATTTGGATGTCCGGGATGGAGGAAGGGGGTGCTTGCTGTGGTTCAGCGACCTGATTGATATAAGATATTCCACTGGAAGTGGGCAAGATGTTTACATAAGAATGGCTGCGTCAGAACTAG ATCAAGGAAGCAATACAGACACCAATGCTAAAACCTCTAAATCCAATGTGAAAAAAGTGAGAATCATAGTAACCAGTACTGTGTTGTCTACTGTACTGCTGATCCTGGGGCTAACATTGCTATTATATGTGTGGAAGAAGCAGCACCAAAAAGATG GAAAACCGAGGCCCAGCCAAAAGGAAGATATGGAATTACCATTATTTGACTTGGCTGCTGTTGTTCGTGCAACCAATAGCTTTTCAAACGACAGTAAACTTGGAGAAGGTGGTTTCGGATCAGTCTTCAAG GGTACACTGAAAGATGGACAAGAAATAGCTGTGAAAAGGCTCTCAAAACATTCTACACAAGGACTCAATGAGTTGAAGAATGAGGTTACACATATTGCCAAACTTCAGCACAGGAATCTAGTGAAGCTTTTAGGATGCTGCATTCAAGAAGATGAAATGATGCTAATCTACGAGTTCATGCCTAACAAAAGCTTagacttctttatttttg ATCAAAGAAAAAGCATGATGCTAGATTGGCCCAAGCGCTTTGACATTATTAATGGAATTGCTCGGGGGCTCCTCTATCTTCATCAGGATTCTAGACTGAGAGTAATTCATAGAGATCTGAAAGCCAGTAATGTTTTATTAGACAGTGGatttaacccaaaaatctcAGACTTTGGCCTGGCAAGGAGTTTTGcagaaaatgaaacaaatgcAAAAACCAAGAAAGTGGTTGGAACATA TGGTTATATGTCCCCAGAATACGCAATTGATGGGTTCTACTCGACAAAATCCGACGTCTATAGCTTTGGTGTCTTGGTGCTAGAGATAGTGAGTGGGAAGAGAAACAGAGGATTCACTCATCCAGGCCACAGCCTCAACCTTCTTGGACAT GCATGGATGCTATGCACAGAAGGCAGGTCCATTGAAGTGCTTGATACATCAGTAGGGGACTCCAGTGATCCACATGAAGTTTTGAGATCAATTCATGTAGGTCTTTTATGTGTGCAGCGTAACCCGGCAGATAGACCGAGCATGCCAGCTGCAGTTGTAATGTTGAGTGGTGAAGGGTCATTGCCTCAACCTCAAAAACCTGGTTTTTATAGTGAAAGGGATCTCAATGAACTCGAAGTCGATCCTTCATCTAAAGCATTTTCAGCTAATGAAGTCACTTTTACACTAATGGAGGCTCGATAA
- the LOC117626760 gene encoding uncharacterized protein LOC117626760 isoform X2, translating to MAGNGLPSLARVKLTDLAPAEGLPSDSYKLSVSTLSQSLAQYSAAIIQFPVSDGALLRSGLDSARLYFHQKASYPAADMVNTNDPRDWCKTSGYYADPQLWLETYDYRPGLTPLEPNNTMEFPPAGLPDIFSLLGKAARDILDAISFYLNLRSSPFTKVLDNVPLRNGEISSSVLSVCCHTRPSFQGAQHHNFTTQEDGQLVMFSDHEHQVDKSLISLVKSDKAGLHIKDFQGRWVLVDEDLGPQEAIVYPGLALYQATAGYVNPALQRTETTNIQSNLFGRCSLAFKLMPKSMTSLSCSEMRDAGHGVEAQFQLPVPVDDFMQRSHPTDQLFNRQSFQSFNFHATQEGTFRLAFPGRPLVPVISNTWPPEACGPPSHVILMG from the exons ATGGCAGGTAATGGCCTGCCATCTCTGGCTCGTGTGAAGCTAACTGATCTCGCTCCTGCTGAAGGTCTTCCATCAGATTCATACAAACTATCTGTTTCAACTTTGTCGCAGTCACTAGCTCAATATTCTGCTGCCATCATTCAATTTCCAGTAAGTGATGGGGCTCTTTTGAGATCTGGTTTAGATTCGGCTCGCCTCTACTTCCACCAAAAAGCATCATACCCAGCTGCAGATATGGTTAATACTAATGACCCTCGTGACTGGTGCAAGACTTCCGGTTATTATGCAGATCCTCAATTGTGGCTAGAAACCTATGATTACAGACCTGGACTCACTCCCTTAGAGCCCAACAACACAATGGAATTTCCTCCAGCAGGTTTACCAGATATATTTTCACTGCTTGGAAAGGCAGCTCGGGATATATTGGATGCTATCAGCTTCTATTTGAACTTGCGGAGCTCACCATTTACTAAAGTACTTGATAATGTTCCCTTAAGAAATGGGGAAATATCTTCTTCAGTACTGTCTGTCTGCTGTCATACAAGACCATCATTTCAGGGAGCACAACACCATAATTTTACGACTCAAGAGGATGGCCAGTTGGTTATGTTTTCTGACCATGAGCATCAAGTTGACAAAAGCTTGATATCTCTTGTCAAGTCAGACAAGGCAGGTCTGCACATAAAGGACTTTCAGGGTCGTTGGGTTCTTGTGGATGAAGATCTTGGTCCCCAAGAAGCTATTGTTTACCCTGGCCTTGCACTCTATCAGGCAACTGCTGGATATGTCAACCCTGCACTGCAAAGAACAGAGACTACTAATATTCAGAGCAACTTGTTTGGCCGATGTTCTTTGGCTTTTAAACTCATGCCTAAATCCATGACCAGTCTCAGTTGTTCAGAGATGAGAGATGCTGGTCATGGAGTTGAAGCTCAGTTCCAGCTGCCAGTTCCGGTCGATGACTTTATGCAGAGATCTCACCCAACCGATCAACTTTTCAACAGACAGAGTTTTCAAAGTTTCAATTTCCATGCAACCCAAGAAG GAACTTTTCGGCTTGCCTTTCCTGGCCGACCTTTAGTACCTGTAATTTCCAATACATGGCCACCAGAAGCATGTGGTCCTCCTTCACATGTGATTCTCATGGGATGA
- the LOC117626760 gene encoding uncharacterized protein LOC117626760 isoform X1: MAGNGLPSLARVKLTDLAPAEGLPSDSYKLSVSTLSQSLAQYSAAIIQFPVSDGALLRSGLDSARLYFHQKASYPAADMVNTNDPRDWCKTSGYYADPQLWLETYDYRPGLTPLEPNNTMEFPPAGLPDIFSLLGKAARDILDAISFYLNLRSSPFTKVLDNVPLRNGEISSSVLSVCCHTRPSFQGAQHHNFTTQEDGQLVMFSDHEHQVDKSLISLVKSDKAGLHIKDFQGRWVLVDEDLGPQEAIVYPGLALYQATAGYVNPALQRTETTNIQSNLFGRCSLAFKLMPKSMTSLSCSEMRDAGHGVEAQFQLPVPVDDFMQRSHPTDQLFNRQSFQSFNFHATQEGSMKPLLRRRKNDSRSKPLPPSKRLRLEAQRVLKERVQDIADKKGIKLRFCNLKECENHILTLDSPCANIRMEIGWPHGVPFVHPHDLPNKAKIGFLEAYEPGWTATHEMELSLTEPGQASQHSVNCN; this comes from the exons ATGGCAGGTAATGGCCTGCCATCTCTGGCTCGTGTGAAGCTAACTGATCTCGCTCCTGCTGAAGGTCTTCCATCAGATTCATACAAACTATCTGTTTCAACTTTGTCGCAGTCACTAGCTCAATATTCTGCTGCCATCATTCAATTTCCAGTAAGTGATGGGGCTCTTTTGAGATCTGGTTTAGATTCGGCTCGCCTCTACTTCCACCAAAAAGCATCATACCCAGCTGCAGATATGGTTAATACTAATGACCCTCGTGACTGGTGCAAGACTTCCGGTTATTATGCAGATCCTCAATTGTGGCTAGAAACCTATGATTACAGACCTGGACTCACTCCCTTAGAGCCCAACAACACAATGGAATTTCCTCCAGCAGGTTTACCAGATATATTTTCACTGCTTGGAAAGGCAGCTCGGGATATATTGGATGCTATCAGCTTCTATTTGAACTTGCGGAGCTCACCATTTACTAAAGTACTTGATAATGTTCCCTTAAGAAATGGGGAAATATCTTCTTCAGTACTGTCTGTCTGCTGTCATACAAGACCATCATTTCAGGGAGCACAACACCATAATTTTACGACTCAAGAGGATGGCCAGTTGGTTATGTTTTCTGACCATGAGCATCAAGTTGACAAAAGCTTGATATCTCTTGTCAAGTCAGACAAGGCAGGTCTGCACATAAAGGACTTTCAGGGTCGTTGGGTTCTTGTGGATGAAGATCTTGGTCCCCAAGAAGCTATTGTTTACCCTGGCCTTGCACTCTATCAGGCAACTGCTGGATATGTCAACCCTGCACTGCAAAGAACAGAGACTACTAATATTCAGAGCAACTTGTTTGGCCGATGTTCTTTGGCTTTTAAACTCATGCCTAAATCCATGACCAGTCTCAGTTGTTCAGAGATGAGAGATGCTGGTCATGGAGTTGAAGCTCAGTTCCAGCTGCCAGTTCCGGTCGATGACTTTATGCAGAGATCTCACCCAACCGATCAACTTTTCAACAGACAGAGTTTTCAAAGTTTCAATTTCCATGCAACCCAAGAAG GATCTATGAAGCCTTTGTTAAGGAGGAGGAAGAATGATTCGAGATCAAAACCTCTGCCACCTTCCAAGAGATTAAGGCTTGAGGCCCAGAGAGTTCTGAAGGAAAGGGTTCAGGACATTGCAGACAAGAAGGGAATCAAGCTGAGGTTCTGCAACCTGAAGGAGTGTGAGAATCATATTCTCACACTTGATAGCCCATGTGCCAATATAAGAATGGAGATTGGGTGGCCACATGGAGTGCCATTTGTTCATCCCCATGATCTACCCAATAAGGCAAAGATTGGTTTCCTTGAAGCATATGAACCTGGTTGGACAGCTACTCATGAAATGGAGTTAAGTCTAACTGAACCAGGACAGGCCAGTCAACACTCGGTTAATTGTAATT GA
- the LOC117626763 gene encoding protein Iojap, chloroplastic, with protein MAVLITLSFAGAGPGYRFDALQKLGRLEPKLCQSSTKPFSHKWFHCKCFWQEPRSKNLTLKSRELRTLRLARGKEAEDSFASNVSEDTDDMFDDLFDRYGKVVYQSNDRMSPSTELDDDAESLSFAVEVASVANDVKAGDIKVLFVKPLVYWTRFFIIATAFSRPQIDAIGSRIRDLAETKYGRVPSGDSKPNSWTLLDFGDVVIHIFLPPQRAFYNLEEFYANATPVELPFENQPPFRG; from the exons ATGGCGGTGCTCATTACGCTGTCTTTCGCCGGAGCTGGCCCCGGCTACCGATTCGATGCCCTCCAGAAACTGGGTCGACTTGAACCGAAGCTCTGTCAAAGTTCCACCAAGCCTTTTTCTCATAAATGGTTCCACTGCAAGTGTTTTTGGCAAGAACCCAGAAGCAAGAACCTAACGTTGAAGTCAAGGGAATTGCGAACATTGCGTTTGGCTCGTGGGAAAGAAGCTGAAGATAGTTTCGCTTCG AATGTAAGTGAAGATACCGACGATATGTTTGACGACTTGTTTGATAGATATGGAAAAGTGGTATATCAAAGCAACGACAGGATGTCTCCTAGCACAGAGCTTGATGACGATGCTGAAAGCTTATCAT TTGCTGTAGAAGTGGCCAGTGTTGCAAATGATGTAAAAGCAGGAGATATAAAGGTCCTATTTGTGAAGCCTCTTGTGTATTGGACtcgattttttattattgccACAGCATTTTCTCGTCCGCAAATTGACGCAATTGG GTCCAGGATAAGAGATCTGGCAGAGACAAAGTATGGAAGAGTTCCATCTGGGGACTCAAAACCCAACTCATGGACCCTGTTGGACTTTG GTGATGTTGTTATTCATATATTTCTTCCGCCACAGCGAGCTTTCTACAACTTGGAAGAATTCTATGCTAATGCTACGCCCGTTGAATTGCCTTTTGAAAACCAGCCACCATTTCGAGGCTGA